A window of the Zeugodacus cucurbitae isolate PBARC_wt_2022May chromosome 4, idZeuCucr1.2, whole genome shotgun sequence genome harbors these coding sequences:
- the Tex2_1 gene encoding uncharacterized protein Tex2_1 isoform X1: MDSLKIPKGGNSNAAGGAGGKPTGSVPITVRFNAGDECIDDIFQSFHNSNNSGGGVGGAGVVAGGNGSVGGGGGGVGSGGGGGGPNAGGGDSLSSSPSQHHQLQAQQNVDDVNTRNNFLQGNFFNRKRSGSIEGVSPTSTGPNLIAALAGSDTPTVGTWKLIKGKVSQTLEDIKSSKNTTQVLSASVPKVESSRQYFPQQTNEPDSDPENPTTHSSISDDLPFDLERKSPHLKGGDSDSSADGELLPEGEIERSRLRRGLANLKSKVKSKTHHHTHQSHSPSQQQPGLTTAALSSATISTAFGTAAIKPMKKEPTGPSSAASSSSLRDALMRRRRPSPTEQAAAMSRVEPAESQPTVAEKKSNAKTKKRGIISGKKEVEIESGVEMMEDTLPTTPQTSAANAEEPRSSSRNRQDLRLQFDKSSSNKASPPQIPSGLPADGDTIKRQNELETLRHAAEILERENDRERERHLQPKKRFTADMPISRLAVLIVVLLLPVHGFIRGVLACLMSFAIVDSLSVLARSIIYKFFEHHPEGTDFEIPDYTKMPICEVPAVEEHKTIKSYAGWMNEIFSYDPLTYHISQTNSVYLRLDGTYLRVSTTTARIPKRIMWNEQPIDIKHIHFTSHRVFNLLGCSVELLPLGLARKRYFNRKYPIQLIIKNGAEEDTQQEPSEIQSTQLSARGSKSDLTSMDSRMSQVSTDIYEQYGESKEKSSSNVQDIDFAATVMNADLQQLQDNTLNKDGLIPCGDEVRLILFSRGDREKEDWYRRFVAASEGDVHDQMLRLPNLKFVDDAELQRVAAKAAQMHMESREGVANANEDHAETESHVLPADMAPPLVVEGKPEKGETFKDIPDDMEVVPSPTDAFEGLLMSSCAARNPPDYIRFMAIYQSACKDAKIPVHSKPNSTLEKMQKSRRSKRHAKDLWKGIDQSLFLGPSGSVVWANVLIGRVLYSCLHDNMVKDKIKELLQKKISAIKLPSFIEDVVITKINLGDTPPLIHRVSQPMLDERGTWVDADVTYEGLLQLTVTTKLNLMRIKQQKRPQDPFNITVPNPVNTGPNVPSTTNFTVVPPIVIADAEGAGRNSSNLRSFTDEAGNTDEGSSNVIFDSDAESTGDSDTDPESLNAPTATGSTMNTGASTTAAGQGSSQGDAGAGAGAATDYHFIPTAPGNARRIFRIVDRIAASNFFQYATDLPVVQRAIENMNTNITLRVDLRGLVGRGVINIPPPPSDRIWLSFRGPPRLWLSAKPALGEKSVDYSIVTGIIESKLCEVVNKFLVFPNMVDVTIPFLGQPTYEYLRGEKTRKKSSE, translated from the exons ATCGGGCAGTATCGAAGGCGTGTCGCCAACTAGTACGGGACCAAATTTGATAGCGGCGCTTGCTGGCAGCGATACACCAACGGTTGGTACTTGGAAATTAATTAAGGGTAAAGTTTCACAGACACTTGAGGATATTAAATCGTCGAAAAATACCACACAAGTATTGTCAGCGTCCGTACCGAAAG TTGAAAGTTCACGACAATATTTTCCACAGCAAACAAACGAACCCGATTCCGATCCCGAAAATCCCACAACACACTCTTCCATCAGCGATGATTTGCCATTTGACTTGGAACGTAAATCACCGCATTTGAAAGGTGGCGATTCTGATTCCTCCGCCGACGGCGAACTACTGCCCGAGGGTGAGATAGAACGTTCCAGATTGCGTCGCGGTCTTGCAAATCTTAAATCAAAAGTCAAATCTAAAACTCACCACCACACGCATCAATCACATTCGCCATCTCAACAACAGCCCGGTCTCACAACAGCAGCACTTTCATCGGCCACAATTTCCACTGCATTCGGCACAGCTGCCATCAAGCCAATGAAGAAGGAACCCACTGGTCCTTCATCTGCGGCTTCAAGTTCTTCACTGCGTGATGCGTTAATGCGTAGACGACGTCCATCACCGACTGAACAAGCCGCCGCCATGTCACGCGTAGAACCAGCAGAGAGTCAACCGACCGTTGCGGAGAAAAAATCGAATGCGAAAACTAAAAAACGCGGTATAATTTCTGGCAAAAAAGAGGTGGAAATCGAGTCGGGAGTTGAGATGATGGAAGATACTTTGCCAACCACGCCACAAACCTCAGCTGCAAACGCCGAAGAGCCTAGAAGTTCTTCACGCAATCGACAGGACTTGCGCCTACAATTCGATAAGAGTAGCTCGAATAAAGCTTCACCGCCACAAATACCAAGTGGTTTACCAGCTGACGGGGACACTATTAAGCGTCAAAATGAATTGGAAACTTTAAGACATGCTGCCGAGATACTAGAAAGAGAAAATGATCGTGAACGTGAGCGGCATTTGCAACCAAAGAAAAGGTTTACCGCTGACATGCCCATAAGTCGCTTGGCCGTGCTCATTGTAGTGTTGCTCTTACCCGTACATGGTTTTATACGCGGTGTATTGGCGTGTCTGATGAGTTTCGCCATTGTCGATTCGCTGAGTGTGTTGGCACGTTCGATCATTTATAAATTCTTTGAACATCATCCTGAGGGCACCGATTTCGAGATACCAGACTACACAAAAATGCCAATTTGTGAAGTGCCCGCCGTGGAGGAGCACAAAACAATTAAATCATATGCT GGTTGGATGAACGAGATTTTCAGCTATGATCCCTTAACCTATCACATTTCACAAACCAATTCGGTTTATTTGCGTCTCGATGGCACCTACTTACGTGTTTCGACAACAACAGCGCGCATACCGAAGCGGATCATGTGGAACGAGCAACCCATCGACATCAAACACATACACTTCACCAGTCATCGCGTGTTCAATTTGCTTGGTTGCAGTGTGGAACTTTTGCCACTGGGATTGGCACGCAAGAG aTACTTCAATCGTAAGTATCCAATACAGTTGATTATCAAAAATGGCGCTGAAGAGGATACACAACAGGAGCCATCGGAAATTCAATCAACTCAATTATCTGCTCGCGGCAGCAAGTCCGACTTGACATCGATGGATAGTAGAATGTCACAGGTTTCCACCGATATTTATGAGCAATATGGCGAATCCAAAGAGAAATCGTCATCAAACGTACAGGATATTGACTTCGCTGCTACCGTTATGAATGCCGAT TTACAACAATTGCAAGACAACACGCTGAATAAGGATGGACTCATACCTTGTGGCGACGAGGTGCGCTTGATACTGTTTTCGCGCGGTGATCGTGAGAAGGAGGACTGGTATCGGCGTTTTGTGGCCGCCAGTGAGGGTGATGTGCACGATCAAATGTTGCGCTTGCCCAATCTGAAATTCGTGGATGATGCTGAACTGCAGCGGGTGGCGGCGAAAGCGGCACAAATGCACATGGAatct cGCGAAGgtgttgcaaatgcaaatgaagATCATGCAGAAACTGAGTCACATGTATTACCCGCGGATATGGCTCCGCCATTGGTGGTTGAGGGTAAGCCGGAGAAAGGTGAAACATTCAAAGACATTCCCGATGACATGGAAGTAGTGCCATCACCAACTGATGCCTTCGAAGGTTTACTCATGAGCTCATGTGCTGCACGCAATCCCCCAGATTATATACGTTTTATGGCTATATATCAG aGCGCTTGCAAAGATGCCAAAATTCCTGTTCATTCAAAACCAAACAGCACATTggagaaaatgcaaaaa TCGCGTCGCTCCAAACGTCATGCCAAAGATTTGTGGAAAGGCATTGATCAATCGTTATTTTTGGGTCCCTCTGGCAGCGTTGTTTGGGCTAATGTATTAATTGGGCGCGTGCTCTATAGCTGTCTTCATGACAATATGGTCAAGGATAAGATTAAGGAATTGCTACAGAAGAAGATCAGCGCCATAAAG CTACCCTCCTTCATTGAAGATGTGGTTATCACCAAAATCAATTTAGGCGACACCCCACCGCTCATACATCGCGTCTCACAACCCATGCTGGATGAGCGTGGCACTTGGGTAGATGCCGATGTCACATACGAAGGGCTGCTGCAATTAACCGTTACAACTAAATTGAATTTGATGCgtattaaacaacaaaaacgtccACAAGACCCTTTCAATATAACCGTACCGAATCCAGTGAATACCGGCCCGAATGTGCCAAGTACTACAAATTTCACGGTTGTGCCACCCATCGTGATCGCCGATGCGGAGGGGGCTGGCCGAAATAGCTCAAATCTGAGATCATTCACGGATGAGGCCGGCAACACGGATGAAGGGTCGAGTAATGTTATATTCGATAGCGATGCCGAGAGTACTGGTGATTCGGATACAGATCCAGAGAGTTTGAATGCGCCAACGGCGACCGGGTCCACAATGAATACTGGCGCATCAACGACGGCGGCCGGGCAAGGGTCGTCACAAGGCGATGCGGGCGCAGGTGCTGGGGCAGCGACAGA ttaTCACTTCATACCCACGGCGCCAGGCAATGCGCGTCGCATTTTCCGCATTGTGGATCGCATTGCCGCTTCGAATTTCTTTCAATACGCCACCGATTTGCCAGTTGTACAACGCGCCATTGAGAATATGAACACGAATATAACGCTGCGTGTGGATCTGCGGGGCTTGGTCGGACGTGGCGTCATTAACATACCACCACCGCCATCCGATCGCATATGGCTGTC CTTCCGTGGTCCACCACGTCTGTGGCTGTCAGCAAAACCAGCATTGGGTGAAAAATCCGTGGACTATAGCATTGTGACCGGCATCATTGAGAGCAAGTTGTGCGAAGTGGTgaataagtttttggtttttcccAATATGGTGGATGTAACCATACCTTTCCTAGGTCAACCGACCTATGAGTACTTGCGTGGtgaaaaaactagaaaaaaatcGTCTGAATAG
- the Tex2_1 gene encoding uncharacterized protein Tex2_1 isoform X2 produces the protein MDSLKIPKGGNSNAAGGAGGKPTGSVPITVRFNAGDECIDDIFQSFHNSNNSGGGVGGAGVVAGGNGSVGGGGGGVGSGGGGGGPNAGGGDSLSSSPSQHHQLQAQQNVDDVNTRNNFLQGNFFNRKRSGSIEGVSPTSTGPNLIAALAGSDTPTVGTWKLIKGKVSQTLEDIKSSKNTTQVLSASVPKVESSRQYFPQQTNEPDSDPENPTTHSSISDDLPFDLERKSPHLKGGDSDSSADGELLPEGEIERSRLRRGLANLKSKVKSKTHHHTHQSHSPSQQQPGLTTAALSSATISTAFGTAAIKPMKKEPTGPSSAASSSSLRDALMRRRRPSPTEQAAAMSRVEPAESQPTVAEKKSNAKTKKRGIISGKKEVEIESGVEMMEDTLPTTPQTSAANAEEPRSSSRNRQDLRLQFDKSSSNKASPPQIPSGLPADGDTIKRQNELETLRHAAEILERENDRERERHLQPKKRFTADMPISRLAVLIVVLLLPVHGFIRGVLACLMSFAIVDSLSVLARSIIYKFFEHHPEGTDFEIPDYTKMPICEVPAVEEHKTIKSYAGWMNEIFSYDPLTYHISQTNSVYLRLDGTYLRVSTTTARIPKRIMWNEQPIDIKHIHFTSHRVFNLLGCSVELLPLGLARKRYFNRKYPIQLIIKNGAEEDTQQEPSEIQSTQLSARGSKSDLTSMDSRMSQVSTDIYEQYGESKEKSSSNVQDIDFAATVMNADLQQLQDNTLNKDGLIPCGDEVRLILFSRGDREKEDWYRRFVAASEGDVHDQMLRLPNLKFVDDAELQRVAAKAAQMHMESREGVANANEDHAETESHVLPADMAPPLVVEGKPEKGETFKDIPDDMEVVPSPTDAFEGLLMSSCAARNPPDYIRFMAIYQSRRSKRHAKDLWKGIDQSLFLGPSGSVVWANVLIGRVLYSCLHDNMVKDKIKELLQKKISAIKLPSFIEDVVITKINLGDTPPLIHRVSQPMLDERGTWVDADVTYEGLLQLTVTTKLNLMRIKQQKRPQDPFNITVPNPVNTGPNVPSTTNFTVVPPIVIADAEGAGRNSSNLRSFTDEAGNTDEGSSNVIFDSDAESTGDSDTDPESLNAPTATGSTMNTGASTTAAGQGSSQGDAGAGAGAATDYHFIPTAPGNARRIFRIVDRIAASNFFQYATDLPVVQRAIENMNTNITLRVDLRGLVGRGVINIPPPPSDRIWLSFRGPPRLWLSAKPALGEKSVDYSIVTGIIESKLCEVVNKFLVFPNMVDVTIPFLGQPTYEYLRGEKTRKKSSE, from the exons ATCGGGCAGTATCGAAGGCGTGTCGCCAACTAGTACGGGACCAAATTTGATAGCGGCGCTTGCTGGCAGCGATACACCAACGGTTGGTACTTGGAAATTAATTAAGGGTAAAGTTTCACAGACACTTGAGGATATTAAATCGTCGAAAAATACCACACAAGTATTGTCAGCGTCCGTACCGAAAG TTGAAAGTTCACGACAATATTTTCCACAGCAAACAAACGAACCCGATTCCGATCCCGAAAATCCCACAACACACTCTTCCATCAGCGATGATTTGCCATTTGACTTGGAACGTAAATCACCGCATTTGAAAGGTGGCGATTCTGATTCCTCCGCCGACGGCGAACTACTGCCCGAGGGTGAGATAGAACGTTCCAGATTGCGTCGCGGTCTTGCAAATCTTAAATCAAAAGTCAAATCTAAAACTCACCACCACACGCATCAATCACATTCGCCATCTCAACAACAGCCCGGTCTCACAACAGCAGCACTTTCATCGGCCACAATTTCCACTGCATTCGGCACAGCTGCCATCAAGCCAATGAAGAAGGAACCCACTGGTCCTTCATCTGCGGCTTCAAGTTCTTCACTGCGTGATGCGTTAATGCGTAGACGACGTCCATCACCGACTGAACAAGCCGCCGCCATGTCACGCGTAGAACCAGCAGAGAGTCAACCGACCGTTGCGGAGAAAAAATCGAATGCGAAAACTAAAAAACGCGGTATAATTTCTGGCAAAAAAGAGGTGGAAATCGAGTCGGGAGTTGAGATGATGGAAGATACTTTGCCAACCACGCCACAAACCTCAGCTGCAAACGCCGAAGAGCCTAGAAGTTCTTCACGCAATCGACAGGACTTGCGCCTACAATTCGATAAGAGTAGCTCGAATAAAGCTTCACCGCCACAAATACCAAGTGGTTTACCAGCTGACGGGGACACTATTAAGCGTCAAAATGAATTGGAAACTTTAAGACATGCTGCCGAGATACTAGAAAGAGAAAATGATCGTGAACGTGAGCGGCATTTGCAACCAAAGAAAAGGTTTACCGCTGACATGCCCATAAGTCGCTTGGCCGTGCTCATTGTAGTGTTGCTCTTACCCGTACATGGTTTTATACGCGGTGTATTGGCGTGTCTGATGAGTTTCGCCATTGTCGATTCGCTGAGTGTGTTGGCACGTTCGATCATTTATAAATTCTTTGAACATCATCCTGAGGGCACCGATTTCGAGATACCAGACTACACAAAAATGCCAATTTGTGAAGTGCCCGCCGTGGAGGAGCACAAAACAATTAAATCATATGCT GGTTGGATGAACGAGATTTTCAGCTATGATCCCTTAACCTATCACATTTCACAAACCAATTCGGTTTATTTGCGTCTCGATGGCACCTACTTACGTGTTTCGACAACAACAGCGCGCATACCGAAGCGGATCATGTGGAACGAGCAACCCATCGACATCAAACACATACACTTCACCAGTCATCGCGTGTTCAATTTGCTTGGTTGCAGTGTGGAACTTTTGCCACTGGGATTGGCACGCAAGAG aTACTTCAATCGTAAGTATCCAATACAGTTGATTATCAAAAATGGCGCTGAAGAGGATACACAACAGGAGCCATCGGAAATTCAATCAACTCAATTATCTGCTCGCGGCAGCAAGTCCGACTTGACATCGATGGATAGTAGAATGTCACAGGTTTCCACCGATATTTATGAGCAATATGGCGAATCCAAAGAGAAATCGTCATCAAACGTACAGGATATTGACTTCGCTGCTACCGTTATGAATGCCGAT TTACAACAATTGCAAGACAACACGCTGAATAAGGATGGACTCATACCTTGTGGCGACGAGGTGCGCTTGATACTGTTTTCGCGCGGTGATCGTGAGAAGGAGGACTGGTATCGGCGTTTTGTGGCCGCCAGTGAGGGTGATGTGCACGATCAAATGTTGCGCTTGCCCAATCTGAAATTCGTGGATGATGCTGAACTGCAGCGGGTGGCGGCGAAAGCGGCACAAATGCACATGGAatct cGCGAAGgtgttgcaaatgcaaatgaagATCATGCAGAAACTGAGTCACATGTATTACCCGCGGATATGGCTCCGCCATTGGTGGTTGAGGGTAAGCCGGAGAAAGGTGAAACATTCAAAGACATTCCCGATGACATGGAAGTAGTGCCATCACCAACTGATGCCTTCGAAGGTTTACTCATGAGCTCATGTGCTGCACGCAATCCCCCAGATTATATACGTTTTATGGCTATATATCAG TCGCGTCGCTCCAAACGTCATGCCAAAGATTTGTGGAAAGGCATTGATCAATCGTTATTTTTGGGTCCCTCTGGCAGCGTTGTTTGGGCTAATGTATTAATTGGGCGCGTGCTCTATAGCTGTCTTCATGACAATATGGTCAAGGATAAGATTAAGGAATTGCTACAGAAGAAGATCAGCGCCATAAAG CTACCCTCCTTCATTGAAGATGTGGTTATCACCAAAATCAATTTAGGCGACACCCCACCGCTCATACATCGCGTCTCACAACCCATGCTGGATGAGCGTGGCACTTGGGTAGATGCCGATGTCACATACGAAGGGCTGCTGCAATTAACCGTTACAACTAAATTGAATTTGATGCgtattaaacaacaaaaacgtccACAAGACCCTTTCAATATAACCGTACCGAATCCAGTGAATACCGGCCCGAATGTGCCAAGTACTACAAATTTCACGGTTGTGCCACCCATCGTGATCGCCGATGCGGAGGGGGCTGGCCGAAATAGCTCAAATCTGAGATCATTCACGGATGAGGCCGGCAACACGGATGAAGGGTCGAGTAATGTTATATTCGATAGCGATGCCGAGAGTACTGGTGATTCGGATACAGATCCAGAGAGTTTGAATGCGCCAACGGCGACCGGGTCCACAATGAATACTGGCGCATCAACGACGGCGGCCGGGCAAGGGTCGTCACAAGGCGATGCGGGCGCAGGTGCTGGGGCAGCGACAGA ttaTCACTTCATACCCACGGCGCCAGGCAATGCGCGTCGCATTTTCCGCATTGTGGATCGCATTGCCGCTTCGAATTTCTTTCAATACGCCACCGATTTGCCAGTTGTACAACGCGCCATTGAGAATATGAACACGAATATAACGCTGCGTGTGGATCTGCGGGGCTTGGTCGGACGTGGCGTCATTAACATACCACCACCGCCATCCGATCGCATATGGCTGTC CTTCCGTGGTCCACCACGTCTGTGGCTGTCAGCAAAACCAGCATTGGGTGAAAAATCCGTGGACTATAGCATTGTGACCGGCATCATTGAGAGCAAGTTGTGCGAAGTGGTgaataagtttttggtttttcccAATATGGTGGATGTAACCATACCTTTCCTAGGTCAACCGACCTATGAGTACTTGCGTGGtgaaaaaactagaaaaaaatcGTCTGAATAG